The Hemitrygon akajei chromosome 23, sHemAka1.3, whole genome shotgun sequence genome includes a window with the following:
- the LOC140715419 gene encoding inhibitory synaptic factor 2A isoform X2, which yields MVSKEPSKCQLTGKENETEQTTSPAPEMKYAQDPNRHIKKRNKALQVRFKDIREAQNEQEKRLAATQQMDKKTMKSISCKAAYRKYMTVPARRSIPNVTRSTGVQTSPDLKKRYQTFPLERKKVNIIKIAPTLETFRQQNNSLAVEIKDKLNNDLEARNTSSSKRSSQKNQDTSVHTNNLNKLNEQDGSMRLDTPSNKVHEMHNFTEDSNEQNHQQCNMTMYDKVSSRNQNLNQTELQLADLTSFHLTDSICELTQTDPSNSFTQDSLQKLAAWEVPERTLSPASHQPQSVNGQLCSLQSPQREEFSESAVTNTAPRDEDQSNQTTVSVLDSDQQIVPLTEAVDLKAQLQIMENLISSSQETIKVLLGVIQELEKGEALREGGGKGENNELDPQTYAGSKNETVEHLIKSLLQDRTGHCKL from the exons ATGGTGAGTAAGGAACCAAGTAAATGCCAACTCACAGGAAAGGAGAATGAAACTGAGCAAACAACTTCACCAGCACCGGAGATGAAATATGCTCAAGATCCAAATAGACatattaaaaaaaggaataaaGCATTACAGGTGAGATTTAAAGATATCCGTGAAGCTCAGAATGAACAGGAGAAGAGACTTGCTGCAACACAGCAAATGGACAAAAAAACAATGAAATCTATTTCTTGTAAGGCAGCTTATCGCAAATACATGACAGTGCCTGCACGAAGGTCAATTCCAAATGTTACCAGAAGCACAGGTGTGCAGACATCTCCTGACCTCAAAAAGCGTTATCAGACATTTCCTTTGGAAAGGAAGAAAGTAAATATCATTAAAATTGCTCCCACTTTAGAAACATTCAGGCAACAAAACAATAGTTTGGCAGTTGAAATTAAAGATAAACTCAATAACGACTTGGAAGCACGTAATACAAGCAGTTCAAAGAGAAGCAGCCAGAAGAATCAAGACACCAGTGTACATACTAATAACCTCAACAAACTGAATGAACAAGATGGCAGCATGAGACTGGATACTCCCAGTAACAAAGTCCACGAAATGCACAATTTTACTGAAGACtcaaatgaacaaaatcaccaACAGTGCAATATGACAATGTATGATAAGGTGTCTTCAAGAAATCAGAACCTTAATCAAACTGAATTGCAACTAGCTGATCTCACTTCCTTCCATTtaacagacagcatctgtgaactTACTCAGACTGATCCCTCAAATTCCTTTACACAGGACTCCTTACAAAAACTGGCTGCATGGGAAGTGCCTGAAAGAACTTTGTCCCCAGCCAGTCACCAACCTCAATCAGTGAATGGACAACTCTGTTCACTACAGTCTCCTCAAAGAGAAGAGTTCTCTGAATCAGCTGTGACAAATACTGCACCTAGAGATGAAGATCAGTCTAATCAAACAACAGTATCTGTACTGGATTCAGATCAACAAATTGTACCTCTTACAGAAGCTGTGGATCTGAAAGCTCAGCTACAAATAATGGAAAACCTGATCAGTTCCAGTCAGGAAACTATTAAGGTGTTGCTTGGGGTTATTCAAGAATTAGAAAAAGGCGAAGCCCTCAGAGAAGG GGGAGGAAAGGGAGAAAACAATGAATTAGATCCACAAACATATGCAGGCTCAAAGAATGAAACTGTAGAACATCTAATTAAG